The following proteins are co-located in the Apium graveolens cultivar Ventura chromosome 5, ASM990537v1, whole genome shotgun sequence genome:
- the LOC141724815 gene encoding putative protein arginine N-methyltransferase 6 isoform X1 encodes MEQLNGVNNNGNGNGHHYYHQSSVATNHRLRKPGRISRARARPVNGARVSSEQVQIQQQQQQPPCSDFDMAYFHSYAHLSIHEEMIKDRLRTETYRSAIMQHQDYIKDKVVVDVGCGTGILSIFCAQFGAKRVYAVDASDIAAQANEVVKANNLSETVIVLHGRVEDVEINEEVDVIISEWMGYMLLYESMLGSVITARDRWLKPGGLILPSTATLYMAPVTHPDRYGESIDFWRNVYGIDMSPLLPLAKQCAFEEPSVETICGENVLTWPHVVKHVDCYTVTNQELESITTKFDFQSMMRAPFHGFAFWFDVQFIGPGILAANSDPLSLQDYTNLPIEGSQRRKRANPNETLVLSTAPEDPPTHWEQTLIYFYEPIEVEQDQHIEGSVTLSQSRENCRFINIHLEYASGGRSFVKESVLR; translated from the exons ATGGAACAACTCAACGGCGTAAATAACAACGGCAACGGCAACGGCCACCATTACTACCACCAGTCATCTGTTGCCACCAATCACCGCCTCAGAAAACCCGGTCGCATTAGCAGAGCACGTGCTCGCCCCGTCAACGGAGCTAGGGTTTCATCAGAACAAGTTCAAATTcaacagcagcagcagcagccTCCTTGCTCTGACTTTGATATGGCTTACTTTCACTCTTATGCTCACCTCAGTATTCACGAGGAAATGATTAAG GATCGCCTTCGCACTGAAACTTATAGGTCTGCGATCATGCAGCATCAAGATTATATCAAAGACAAA GTTGTTGTAGATGTCGGCTGTGGCACGGGGATTTTATCCATATTTTGTGCACAATTTGGAGCAAAACGG GTTTATGCAGTCGATGCTAGTGACATTGCGGCTCAG GCAAACGAAGTTGTGAAGGCAAATAATCTATCTGAAACAGTCATTGTATTACATGGACGCGTGGAG GATGTTGAGATAAATGAAGAGGTTGATGTTATTATTTCAGAGTGGATGGGTTATATGCTTCTGTATGAG AGTATGCTGGGAAGCGTTATTACAGCTAGAGACCGCTGGCTGAAGCCTGGAGGTCTTATTCTCCCTTCAACTGCAACG TTATACATGGCACCTGTCACGCACCCTGACAGATATGGAGAAAGCATTGATTTTTGGCGCAATGTGTATGGAATTGATA TGTCTCCTCTGCTTCCCTTGGCAAAACAATGTGCATTTGAAGAGCCATCAGTGGAGACAATTTGTGGGGAAAATGTTTTAACGTGGCCACATGTG GTAAAGCATGTAGACTGCTATACAGTTACTAATCAGGAGCTAGAATCTATTACAACGAAATTCGATTTTCAGTCCATGATGCGAG CTCCATTCCATGGGTTTGCTTTCTGGTTCGATGTACAATTTATTGGCCCAGGGATATTAGCTGCCAATAGTGATCCACTATCATTACAAGACTACACCAATCTTCCTATTGAAGGCAGTCAGAGGAGAAAACGTGCCAATCCCAACGAAACACTTGTCCTTTCAACTGCACCTGAGGATCCTCCAACACATTGGGAGCAG ACATTGATATACTTTTATGAACCAATTGAAGTAGAGCAAGATCAACACATTGAAGGCTCAGTAACATTGTCACAGAGCAGAGAAAATTGTCGATTTATTAACATCCATCTTGAATACGC ATCAGGTGGTCGGTCTTTCGTGAAGGAGTCAGTATTGAGATGA
- the LOC141724815 gene encoding putative protein arginine N-methyltransferase 6 isoform X2: MFLGFSTVAHSLPIPFSIPSFNVVVDVGCGTGILSIFCAQFGAKRVYAVDASDIAAQANEVVKANNLSETVIVLHGRVEDVEINEEVDVIISEWMGYMLLYESMLGSVITARDRWLKPGGLILPSTATLYMAPVTHPDRYGESIDFWRNVYGIDMSPLLPLAKQCAFEEPSVETICGENVLTWPHVVKHVDCYTVTNQELESITTKFDFQSMMRAPFHGFAFWFDVQFIGPGILAANSDPLSLQDYTNLPIEGSQRRKRANPNETLVLSTAPEDPPTHWEQTLIYFYEPIEVEQDQHIEGSVTLSQSRENCRFINIHLEYASGGRSFVKESVLR; encoded by the exons ATGTTTTTGGGTTTTAGTACAGTTGCACACTCTTTGCCAATTCCTTTTTCTATACCGAGCTTCAAT GTTGTTGTAGATGTCGGCTGTGGCACGGGGATTTTATCCATATTTTGTGCACAATTTGGAGCAAAACGG GTTTATGCAGTCGATGCTAGTGACATTGCGGCTCAG GCAAACGAAGTTGTGAAGGCAAATAATCTATCTGAAACAGTCATTGTATTACATGGACGCGTGGAG GATGTTGAGATAAATGAAGAGGTTGATGTTATTATTTCAGAGTGGATGGGTTATATGCTTCTGTATGAG AGTATGCTGGGAAGCGTTATTACAGCTAGAGACCGCTGGCTGAAGCCTGGAGGTCTTATTCTCCCTTCAACTGCAACG TTATACATGGCACCTGTCACGCACCCTGACAGATATGGAGAAAGCATTGATTTTTGGCGCAATGTGTATGGAATTGATA TGTCTCCTCTGCTTCCCTTGGCAAAACAATGTGCATTTGAAGAGCCATCAGTGGAGACAATTTGTGGGGAAAATGTTTTAACGTGGCCACATGTG GTAAAGCATGTAGACTGCTATACAGTTACTAATCAGGAGCTAGAATCTATTACAACGAAATTCGATTTTCAGTCCATGATGCGAG CTCCATTCCATGGGTTTGCTTTCTGGTTCGATGTACAATTTATTGGCCCAGGGATATTAGCTGCCAATAGTGATCCACTATCATTACAAGACTACACCAATCTTCCTATTGAAGGCAGTCAGAGGAGAAAACGTGCCAATCCCAACGAAACACTTGTCCTTTCAACTGCACCTGAGGATCCTCCAACACATTGGGAGCAG ACATTGATATACTTTTATGAACCAATTGAAGTAGAGCAAGATCAACACATTGAAGGCTCAGTAACATTGTCACAGAGCAGAGAAAATTGTCGATTTATTAACATCCATCTTGAATACGC ATCAGGTGGTCGGTCTTTCGTGAAGGAGTCAGTATTGAGATGA